Proteins from a single region of Limnothrix sp. FACHB-406:
- a CDS encoding isochorismate synthase MenF, whose translation MLSALGQQTDLLSPTRLYCILEAARDEFLRSFRSQIVRLTFEIPALDPLEVFAEFSQADCLSFYFEKPDRRSAIAAFDRTVALAVAGSDRFTKTKAFARKIHGLLRASERAYGMAEGDRPASTRSIPSLLCAFPFLDEPRDLGSPFGEALIFLPRWQVVRRTTAQGPITTFTANAWVDGCTDLDQLCGELWQPLDRLLQWRSSSTSLTARTARYQSGGWELAAPDDPAFLAAARSALKDIADRQFCKVVLARAIDWQAPEPLDPALLLHNLRHRHPGCYTFAVGNDRGQTFLGASPECLVAIDHGRIATEALAGSAPRGTTPELDRAWGDRLLNNPKELHEHRLVADFIADRLAQLGAHPKVAVKPGLRKLSNIQHLQTPICGRLPRNVDPLDVVAALHPTPAVAGLSRSAAIAAIDRYEPFERSLYTGAIGWLDPMGNAEFAVGIRSALIQGDRARLFAGAGIVAGSDPERELAEIQLKLQALWAALI comes from the coding sequence GATCGTTTCGATCGCAAATTGTGCGTTTAACTTTTGAAATTCCGGCGCTCGATCCCCTGGAAGTTTTTGCTGAGTTTTCCCAGGCGGATTGCCTCAGTTTTTATTTTGAAAAACCCGATCGTCGATCGGCAATTGCTGCCTTTGATCGCACGGTGGCCTTGGCGGTGGCCGGAAGCGATCGGTTCACAAAAACCAAGGCCTTTGCTCGAAAGATTCACGGCCTGTTGCGAGCGAGCGAGCGGGCCTATGGCATGGCCGAGGGCGATCGCCCGGCCTCGACCCGATCGATTCCCTCGCTGCTTTGTGCGTTTCCCTTCCTTGACGAACCGCGAGACCTGGGCAGTCCCTTTGGGGAGGCGTTGATTTTTTTACCCCGCTGGCAAGTGGTTCGCCGCACCACCGCCCAGGGCCCCATCACCACATTCACGGCCAATGCTTGGGTGGATGGTTGCACCGATTTGGATCAGCTCTGTGGGGAACTGTGGCAACCGCTCGATCGACTGTTGCAGTGGCGCAGCAGCAGCACCAGCTTGACTGCCAGGACAGCCCGTTACCAGTCCGGTGGGTGGGAGCTGGCCGCGCCGGATGATCCGGCCTTTTTGGCGGCGGCTCGATCGGCCCTGAAAGATATTGCTGATCGGCAGTTTTGCAAGGTGGTGCTGGCCCGGGCGATCGACTGGCAAGCCCCGGAACCCTTGGATCCGGCCCTGTTGCTCCATAACCTGCGCCACCGTCACCCCGGTTGCTACACCTTTGCGGTGGGGAACGATCGGGGGCAAACCTTCTTGGGAGCCAGCCCTGAATGCTTGGTGGCCATTGATCACGGCCGGATTGCCACGGAAGCCCTGGCTGGGTCGGCTCCGCGCGGCACCACACCGGAACTCGATCGAGCCTGGGGCGATCGCCTGCTCAACAACCCCAAGGAACTGCACGAACACCGATTGGTGGCGGACTTCATTGCCGATCGCCTCGCCCAGTTGGGGGCCCATCCCAAGGTGGCCGTCAAGCCTGGCCTGCGCAAATTGAGCAATATTCAACACCTGCAAACGCCAATCTGTGGCCGGTTGCCACGCAATGTGGATCCATTGGATGTGGTGGCGGCCTTGCACCCCACCCCAGCCGTGGCGGGTTTGTCCCGATCGGCCGCCATTGCCGCCATCGATCGCTACGAACCCTTTGAGCGATCGCTCTATACCGGGGCGATCGGTTGGCTCGATCCAATGGGGAATGCGGAATTTGCGGTGGGGATTCGATCGGCCCTAATCCAGGGCGATCGGGCCCGGTTGTTTGCGGGCGCGGGCATTGTGGCCGGATCCGACCCCGAGCGCGAGCTAGCCGAAATTCAACTCAAGCTCCAAGCCCTCTGGGCCGCCTTAATTTAA
- a CDS encoding DUF1816 domain-containing protein, with the protein MKDFSARLMNALGLAYWVEITTQVPRCTYYFGPFSLESTAKASVAGYVEDLEIEGAQGIAVKVARCKPTDLTIFDEAEEAAPSDRPFSMVSSQA; encoded by the coding sequence ATGAAAGACTTCTCTGCCCGTTTAATGAATGCCCTGGGCCTGGCCTATTGGGTCGAAATCACGACCCAGGTTCCTCGGTGCACCTACTACTTTGGTCCCTTTAGCTTGGAGTCCACAGCCAAAGCATCGGTGGCCGGTTATGTGGAAGATTTGGAAATCGAAGGAGCACAGGGCATTGCGGTGAAGGTAGCCCGCTGCAAACCCACGGATTTGACCATTTTCGATGAAGCAGAGGAGGCGGCCCCGAGCGATCGCCCTTTCTCGATGGTCAGTAGCCAGGCTTAG